In the Xyrauchen texanus isolate HMW12.3.18 chromosome 47, RBS_HiC_50CHRs, whole genome shotgun sequence genome, tttATGAATCTTCTTGCATTAATTATTGCATTCAATTCAACAATTTACATAAATTTTTTATTAACCTTCTCGCATTAATTATCGCATTCAATTCAATGCAACAATTTTCAAGATAAATTACAGAAACGTTCCTAAATCTGCTCTTGCGTAATCATCACATTCAATTCAACAATATACATAAGAAATGTTTTATGAACCTTCTCGCATAAATTATTGCATTCAATTCAAAGCGACAATTTATGCAAGAACGGTTTTACGAACTATGTACGCACATTCGTTCTGCACGTGTTTCGTGAATCAGACCTGATGTGTGTATCGTTATTGCGTGTCCCTCATGGTCAGTGGGCGCTCGCTATTGATCGATCATATCTCTCTGAGTGTTCCATTCTCATTAATACTGAAATCTAAAGGGTTTCTTTTCGTATGTTGCATCACTGGGTTTGTTGTACCACTAGATGTACAAATGGTAAAGCAAATGCCAGAGAAGTAGACATAAGAAACTGTAATTGAAGAGGGTGCATCGTGATGACATTGTCTGAAGTGGACGCAACGCATCACCAGTAATGGATGTAATCGGTGGCCCGTACTGTAATATCTTAATTAGGCTCAGTAACAGTCATTTATTAGGATGAAAATACATGTGACACTGTTTTTAGGATATCTTCACTCTGTTGTTCTTATGCCTTTTAAGGTTTGGCTGTTTTCCCACCCTGTGAAAGCACATGCTCATCTCCAGTGCCTCAGCGGAAATCAGGACGTCACCGTACTCTGCTTCAGATGTTAACTTATTGGGCATGGTTCAATTCTAATGGCTTTCTTAATAAAACATTGAAAGGTGAAAGTCTggtatgtattttttaaaataacagtCATATGCGGTGTAATGAATCATGGTTTTGTCTTTTAATAACAACTTCAGTAACAGCTGCAATGTAACTTTTtagtgcataaagaaaatgaagcttatTTATATGGAACATTTTGATTTTTTTGCATTGACATATTTTTACTTCATCATTGTTGAATTACAGTAAACTAATACAGTGACTTAAATCAGCACAATTTAACGTTACAGCAACGCGAGTATTTTTGGCATCACAGTAATGAGAACTGGTGGTGAAGATGTGCGTCACCAGCCCAAAAAACATGAATGGTCCTCAAAGTaggcattatatactgtatatatgaaattTGGCCCTCATTTTGTAAGATTCACCATAAAAAGCTTTTGGAATTAATGCAACTGTTTGATAATAGTAAACGAAATATAATAACCATCATTGAGAGTGGACCAGAGCCCCTGCGCCCTGACCATAGCCAAATCCTTTGGGTCCAAAGTTCTTCGCATAACAtgctaaaaaaagaagaaagagcaGAAATTAAGCATGAATGTAGTTAATGAGTTAGTGGAATTTCAAAAGTGCTGATTTTTGCCTTTTACGTACGATAAGATCTAGTCTTCCTATCGCTCTCTCAAAGAGCTCAGGATGTGCATTGAAAGGTTCTTGGTTACGATCGTTATGATTTCGGTCTTGTATTTCAAGATTTTCATGTTTATCTAGATGCTCCGCTTTAGCTTTGATGCAATCTCTGTTATGACCAAACCCATCCAGAACAAATGATCCATTTCACAACCACGttgctttaaggaatattctggtttatTGTCAGCTCAGTGCTCATGTATAACACGTGTGACATGCTGTCGATCAGTGTGTGTATAAACAAATGGAAAACGCATTTAGAGTAAGGCCTTATCTATGGACGCCAAGCAGGCCAGATGGTTTTGAAAAGTATTATTGAATATGAACATTCATTATTCACAAGagagaaaaatattatttgagcTATCAAGTTTCTAAATGATCATTTTTGAGGTGTCCGTGCATGGTGTATAAGTGATAGTGGGaagtggcacttacaatggaagtgaatgggggccaatttttgaacattcaaatactcactttTATGCTAAAatcttcaaaagtatagccacaagacctaaacaatatgcatgtaaacatgattttagtgtgataaaatcacttactaaccttttctgtgtaaagttatagccaatcttacaactttgttaccatgacgatgtaatgccaacTAACCCTTAAACCAAAAAATGACACTTTAAACTAttttacagctcatataatacatgagttttaaaagaagaataaatATAAGTTATTAacaacttttataaaattataagcttcacatttctatctTTAGACCcttcaaaaattgtccccattgacttccattgtaagtgtcccactgtaccattttgctttttttaaagcacTTGACAGACgagtctaaatatatttttgtgttaatcaatattatcccacaaatgctctcgattgagcttaacttgtattgaacccggaatattcctcttAATGTCTGGTTTTAACACGCTTTAGCCTATTTTAAAATTgacacatttcagtttcatagCAACTGTAGTGTAGTGTAATTTATAACATAattaaatgaagacaaaaaaacGTTAAATATTTAGCTTGTTTTAGTTTGGtaaataaatttaaacaattcaatttgatggaattttgtatggaactgaaatattttttgaatgcatttataataattgtttttaaatcttgtgtgtgtgtgagagtgtgtgtgtgtgtgtgtgtgtgtgtgtgtgtgtgtgtgtgtgagtgtgtgtgtgtgtgtgtgagtgagtgagagtgtgtgtgagagagagagtgtgtgtgtgtgtgagagtgagtatgtgtgtgtgtgtgtgagagtgagtgtgtgtgtgtgtgtgtgtgtgtgtgtgtgtgtgtgtgtgagagtgtgtgtgtgagtgagagagagagtgtgtgtgtgtgtgtgaaagtgagtatgtgtgagcgagtgtgtgtgtgtgtgtgagtgagagtgtgtgtgtgagtgagagagagagagagagagcgcgtgtgtgtgtgtgtgtgtgagagagagagtgtgtgtgtgtgacaagtgtATGTATGCTGAGgggcgtgtgtgagagcgtgcgtatgtgtgtgagtgtgtgtgtgtgtaacagttaGATCGAGAGCTTTAGAGCTGCTAtgattgtgtgtagtgtgtatgtgtgtgtgtatctggccctgtaaatataaattaatcagtaaaaaaatatatataaaaatatatttttgctaattgagcaaaataaaagtctaataaagttgttttttttaagtgagaatttatttatttatttttttgcccagAATACTTTCAGTTCTTGGCTTCCACTATGATTGTTTTAAACTGAGGGACGAGTTCAAGTAATTTTTGGTAGTAATCGACAGGGTGTCACAGATAGCCTTGAATATTCCTGAATTTTGCCATTATATAGTCTAACCAAGGTTTGGAGGATGTTGATTAGTATAATGTGTTCACATCATGTCTGACCTTTACAGTAgatttctccctctttctctgttTGTGTGGTCGACTCCAAACTCTTCCCACATTTGGCGCAGCGAAAACAATTCTTGTGCCATGGCTGAAAGACAGGAGACAGAAGTATAACTACGATTAAAAGCTGACCATCACCGTCTGACGTCCTCGCTAATTAAACCAAGAGAGTTGCATTGAGATTCAACAAAGACCTGATTTGGCAGTAGACCTGCAAACCCTCATGAAGTCTTTGTAGGGAACTTTTCAACTCAATGACTTGGTGAACGTGAATGATCCGGGTGATGTCACTGTGTTTCCATAAATGCCACAGCAGTAATGTCACTTCATATCAGGATGTCAATGTTAGCTTTAGGAGTTAATtactgctggtagatgctgtaaaTACACTATTATAGTGTTTTTATTGCCGGCTATATCTGGTAACTCACCTTCCCTGCGCTCATGACTTTCTCCGCGGCATAAACCGACTCTGCACAGCGTGCACATTTCTCCGAGCCACCAAATGTCTGTGCAAACTTGGACGAGTTTGGGTTGGTGGTGGGTTTGTGAATTTGGATTCTGggtaagagagacagagagaaggttAGGTGATATATTCTGGAGGGGTGGCACATGTCCCAGAAGGCCTGAATGAGTGGCTTTGTGATGGGTTAGAACGGAGAGGACGCCTGGAGCTGTACAGGAGCTCAGCTTACATAATAGATCCTTTCATAACAATAATCGCCTGAACACTGaactgccctacaaagccaaaacacaaggACTACACTGGCACTAAACATGCCTTAACAGTTTATGGAATGTCTTAAGAAAATGTGGATTAACAACTTTTTTTACACTCTACTTTCTATAAATCGGAGCATAATCGTGGGGAAACTTCTAATTTAAAGTGCATATTTAGTGtggttaattatatataaaataacacaattaatcatgcacCATGACACGTACATAAATTCCGTAATAAAAGTACAGATTTTACTACCATACAAGTAATTCAAGCTTGAATACGTGTGTTTACAAGTCACGCCAATAGGTGGCagcgcagccacagaatgagaactGCTCGCTTAGGAGGAAGCGCAACAGAATACAGGAATCTTGAGATGCGATTTTCAAAGTTTCTACTACTTTTAACCTGACACACCATCCTAAAAATGTGGCTTTTATGACGCTGAATACAATGCGTCCGTCTGAGGTGAGCACGTGTACATAGAGCGACAATTATTAggcattatttatatgaattatcttCATTTAGGGGCCTTTATCAGCAAATAATGATGTCGAGCAGATGTCTTCcagaaaaataaaaagcactCACTCTTCTGGTTTGATGCCCAGTCTCTCGCCGCGGTCCATATTGAGCGTTCCTGCCCCCTGGCCATACCCGTATCCTTTTGGACCGTACTTCTTACCATAGCAGGACTTGCAGTAGATTTCCTGCTCATGGTTGGCCACTGTGGTACTGTCTAATCCTTTTCTACAGACCACtggaggggaaaaaaaagcattaaaactaaatattaaataaataaactgcatgcAGTGCTTGCCCGTGCAATGCTCACCACCAAAATCCCAGGACGGTGCTAGATGGATGTTTATCGATTCACTGTCAAAAGACTCCAACCCCAAGTCTCTTTGATAGACGTCATAATCATTTTAATGCAATATTTAGAGGATGCAATGAATAAATTGTGTTTATCATGTGCTTATGACTCCAGATCCCTCTGTCTGTTGTTTATGGTCAGCTGATTCGAGATCAGGGTGGGACATTGTCCCAGACAGCATCAGAAATAGAGATAAACAATTCTACATTAGGGAGGAGAATTCCTGAACTATTCATTCAACCGAACAAAACATCCCCGGACTCCATCGCTGTGATTATGTGTCATTTCCTAACAACATTATAAACGTCCGGTGACTCAAAACCATGTCTGTGTGCAGAAAGATCATAAAGACATCCAGAGCTGATTAAAAACTTTAGTTAATGCAGTGAAAACCAAGACGGAGAGAGGTGCTTCACCACTCAgtaactcctcctcctcctcctcatcatcatcatcatcatcatcatcggctCGTTTTAAATTAACGGCTTATGTGGCTTATTGTCAACTATATCAAAATCAACAATATTTGTGGCACAATGCTGATTACCTCAAAGATTCTTTCGGCTTGtccattcttttctttaaaaaaaagttgtacaGCATCTCGAccatttttaggtcgctgtgtcaagttaaatatagtttaatacttagaacacatcccTTACTTcgtatttgcgctccatcaagtgttttgaacgcaagaacgtaacgtattttcttcactgtataaactgcgcgttgctcacaaagctgaagtttcacttactgccctctggagtaaacaggtggtactgcaagcttccatttctcaggaatcttcgtTATTACGGtccgattaattgcgtacattttttttaacgcgttatttttaataaaaattaatcgcactgaattaacgcgttaaatcgacaggcCTAATCCAATTTAATAATATTGTTGCCGCGATGACATAATGCCttttgtaattaataataataataaaaaaactatttaaacaagttaacagctgaaataatacacaaatttgaacagaataattaatgtaagtgcttttataaaatgataagcttcacatttatttaaaccctccaaaaattggcctcattcacttccattataagtgcctcgcTTTAACACAtatgtttgctttttttcttttctttttttttaagaaaatgaggaatgagtcgaaataaatatttgtggtaatcaacattatgccacatatgctgtcgattgagcttaacttgtattgagcacAATTACCACCAAATTCTCATTACAAGGACATTTTcatataaaagtaataataatgagATAATATTTAAATGGTAAAGTATTTGGAGAGTGAAAAGTGTGTTGTTTTACTTACTACAGAGAAAGCAGCACTTGTGAAAACTCCTTCCATCACATTGGACTTCTTCTGCATGGTACACCGTTCCACGACATGCACCACATTTGTTTCCTCCACCCCAGTTGGGCATGATGACTGTGAAAATTAAGAGTAGGATGCAAAATACAAAACTCCCCATTTTTAACAGACAGGAAACGCATCGGTCCAATGTGCAACCTCAGGAAACTGTCCAGGTCTTTCAAGCATGTAAGAGTGTCTCATTCGTTTTTAAACAGctatctggaatacttgattttgattggtcaaATCCTTTTATATAATGCGCGCTAAACTGTATAACTGACCGTTGTCCCAGGTGATCGATTTCCTACTGCGCTAGTTTCCCATCACTCGTATCACAACCGTATCACTTTGTGCTCTTTCTTCTGAATTATGAAGTtcaattaaaatcaatatttcatgtctatttattcatttagtttttttcaggtAAGTTGCGTATAAGCAGAGTAATACACAGTCATTTGGTCAATATAGCAAAATAACATCTTACAGAATAATTTCAAGAAATTATCACAGTGTTacagaggtgcactagcgactgacgctagaggctgtagcctgtTCGAGTCCCTTTCGGAGCGGGGCGATcagggccggttacaatggtgccgtgacccggatgggagtgaggtttaggggggtgagtgtaacgggagccagctggtagatagacctctggtcttcattggctgctcgcaaacagctttgacccgccctcaaacgtTACACTAaacggtagaccaatcacaacagattgggacatctgaccaatcagagcagagttggctctctgaaaggaggagtttagaatgaatgctttagaacggatcattgaacgatTTCAGCATTCTGCAGCCACACccccaaagataattttgagaccaaaatcgagcaaAAGAGCTGCTTTGTTTGTTCctatggctgtcaaattcaatagTGGCACAATAGTGACATACATTATGAATCATATCCTCAATGGTCCGCTTCAAATACAaaactatgagaacgagcaaaatgattgacaggtgaaatgtGTTAATCACTACGGTCCACAGACACATTTTGTTTGCCGTTTACAAGGTCTAAAGCTGTCACGGAGACCATCGAGATATCTccggacacttatttcattaatatctttaagggaggaGGATATGTtttgctagatggatgtctttgaacgTTGCACCACAACACAGAGCACTCTGAGCTTGATTGCAATGCCTGAAGTGGAAACCACGCCCCTCTCATTACCATACAGACacagaaatgaataaataaatgtacaaatatagcCTATAAAtgtggaataaaaaaaatgtatgtggcaaataaatgtatgtataaattaataaatgaggaaataaatAGCCTACATGTggaaataaattaacaaatataataattcataaatacgaaataaaagtataaatagcCTACTCATTTATGccagattttaaaatgtatatttatatgtacactttttttgtgaatacatttattcgccaattaattttttttaatattgtcagAGCTAGAACGTCAACTTTTgaaaacgcgtctcgagacacctgcgttctattCTTTTGCGAAAAAAACGTTTTAGTTTGAACGGCCCCTTACGCGTTACTTCCATGTTTGGAGCAAaacaaagggggaaaaaaaagcaaATTTCTCTAGAACAAAGATCTTTGGATTCTGTGCTGtttattgaaatgaaaaataGCGGAATAAAGTTGGCTTGACGTCTGACATTGCGAAAAACTTGGATTATCCTACCTGAGTTTCAGATGTCCTTCGGTATAAAGCTCCCAGTAGATTCCCACAACGCTCCAGTATGTACGCGTGTACTTGGAATGTCACTGTAGAGACAGAGCGcaacgcgtcataatctgaagaccacgcccacAGGGGGgaaaacaatccaaccgtctccattgactttagAGCTTTCATAAACCTGCCCGCAGCCTAATGACGTCACGCAGGAACATACGCAGTTGACGCAATCCATCATATTTTCTCACCCTTGACGTCATGACATCAGAGCTGCTTCATAATAGCAAACTTTTCACTCGAACTTTCTTttccaaatatttatattttttttttgcatccttCAGAattaactttacattttaatgcttttggattgataaacatttaaatttgatatataaatatattactatattttaaagtaaatatgctatataaatattgatttgttcaattatgtttcactttttaaaatgtatgttttgttggGAGTTTCCATGGTTCTTGATATATGCTTCCTATAATGTTTGAGAAAAACAGTTGCGTATTTACTGTAAACACAGTAAATGTTTCCCATTTTAAACAGATGTTGTAATGAAGTAAAGGAGGACAGTAACATATTTTCTTTCAGCATTTACTGTCCAAGCATACATAAAGTTGGCATGAAGGGAGTGTGTAGAATAATCTCATTTTATAGCAGGTTTACACAAACCTTCCTAAAGGTTTCCCAGTAAAACATAAAAGTGGTCCCTAAAAGTATTTAGTAACAcaacattttcttaaatgtatttccttttgaTATGCTGTTATGTAAAGAAataacattcaaatatttttcagtgtgacttaaagggacagtgcacccaaaaatgcaaattctcctcatttactcaccctcatgcaatcccagatgtgtatgactttcttcggcagaacaaaAAGGAAGATTTGTGTTAttggaatatctcagctctgtaggtccatacaatgcaagcgaatggtgtcTATAacttaaaaaagcacataaaggcagcataaagtaatccatacaactccagtggttcaatccatgtcttctgaagtgatatgatagggtgagaacagaccaaaatataactttttctcactataaatcatgacatcagcagtctccttggcgatcatggtttcaagcttgattacacttcctagtggttGATGCATGAGCAGAGCAGATGATGCTAGGAAGTGtatttgagcttgaaatcatgattgccaaggagactgctgatgtcacgatttatagtgaaaaatagttatattttggcctgttttcacccaaaaccaatttgatcgcttcagaaaacatggattaaaccactgaagtagtatggattacttatatgctgcatttatgtgtttttgagcttcaaaatgtacAGCTGTGGTGTTCAATTCAAACCAAATGCCACtcgttacatttaaaaaaaaaaataatttattactaGTCTATTCTGCTTTAAATGTTACAGTACTTTGATAATTCAGCATTTTCTCCAGTTATCATATTCACTGGTTATTCAAGTAGGTTTTTTTTTAGGTTTCCCATTTGTTCCACAGATGTAGCACCTCAAAATTAAACAGTGTCCAAAGTTACAACCATTATTTTGTTCTGAATCCCCAAATATACTTTTCTGCATCCCTCAGATTCATGTACAGTACTAAACTGTTCAAGCTACACATCTTTGTCTTTAACCCTTACAAAAGACATTTCATCTGAAGTCCTCGTATTTGCTTACAAAAACAGTTCTCTCTGCTGTGAAGGCACCGTCTTAACACAAAATCATTTCTAagacatgcaggttccacagacAATATGGCACTTTTTGGAAGGTGTTTTTACCTTCCAAAATTCAAGCacataaatgcattataatgcagaTTTCATTCAATCAGAATATGCAAAGAGCTTTCTGCACAAATAAATGACTCTCAGAGACTGATCCAGTCTAAATCATGTTCACATTTTTAAATACGTAGTGCTGAGAAATGTAACCAAGACTGGCTTGTTGACAATTGCAGGCTCTGGAATTAAcactttaataaataataattgtaaaccTTCAGGCAATACGCCATCAAATGTACTCTAAATTCCGCAGTACTCCAAGAAGTGGTGAAATCTAaataagataataaaataaaaaaacatctaccATCCATCAATGAAATTATTCAAGCCTTTCTTTGTTGTGTAATGCAGATTATCTCTCCTGCAGTGCCAAAGATGACTCGATGACACCAATAGCTGTGATTTTAATTGGCTGTGGGGTGACCGATGTCCAGCCTCCTCTGGGCAGAGCCTCTCTTGCGTGCTGCTGGTGGAGTTGAGAGTGATCCAAAAGCTCCCGGGGTTTCGAAGAAAGACTTGGACCCCAGAGCTGCTTCCTTTGGTGTCGAAGGAGTCTGGAGGTCCATAGGGAGAGAGACCCAACCATATTAGGAAATCATTTTAAAGGTATTAACCCTTACAAAGGGTTTACCCTTTCTAACCAAAGGGTGAACCCTAACTAAGGGTAAACCCTTATAAACTGTGAACCCCAACAAAGGGTAAACCCTTATACAGGGTGAACCCTAACAAAGGGTAAACCCTTATAAACTGTGAACCCCAACAAAGGGTAAACCCTTATAAAGTGTGAACCCTAACAAAGGGTAAACCCTTATACAGGGTGAACCCTAACAAAGGGTAAACCCTTATACAGGGTGAACCCTAACAAAGGGTAAACCCTTATAAACTGTGAACCCCAACAAAGGGTAAACCCTTATAAACTGTGAACCCCAACAAAGGGTAAACCCTTATAAACTGTGAACCCCAACAAAGGGTAAACCCTTATAAACTGTGAACCCCAACAAAGGGTAAACCCTTATAAACTGTGAACCCCAACAAAGGGTAAACCCTTATAAACTGTGAACCCCAACAAAGGGTAAACCCTTATAAACTGTGAACCCTAACAAAGGGTAAACCCTTATAAACTGTGAACCCCAACAAAGGGTAAACCCTTATACAAGGGTGAACCCTAACAAGCTAACAGGCTTACCCTTCCatttaattctaagggtcagagagggtggaaaatagtGTCCCATTGAAGGCAAAAAGC is a window encoding:
- the LOC127639286 gene encoding cysteine and glycine-rich protein 2-like produces the protein MPNWGGGNKCGACRGTVYHAEEVQCDGRSFHKCCFLCMVCRKGLDSTTVANHEQEIYCKSCYGKKYGPKGYGYGQGAGTLNMDRGERLGIKPEEIQIHKPTTNPNSSKFAQTFGGSEKCARCAESVYAAEKVMSAGKPWHKNCFRCAKCGKSLESTTQTEKEGEIYCKACYAKNFGPKGFGYGQGAGALVHSQ